The following are from one region of the Nitrospirota bacterium genome:
- the rpiB gene encoding ribose 5-phosphate isomerase B yields the protein MKIAIGCDHAGLQLKEAIKTELARLGLEVADVGTNSCDSVDYPDFGQMAAQMVSSGKAQRGILICGTGIGMSIVANKFNGIRAALCNDVQTAILSREHNDSNVLVLGARVTAQELALEMLRVWLDTPYEGGRHQRRLQKLKNIEDSVKDG from the coding sequence ATGAAAATAGCGATAGGGTGTGACCATGCCGGTCTGCAATTGAAAGAAGCGATAAAGACTGAGTTAGCTCGTTTAGGACTTGAGGTAGCAGATGTCGGCACAAACAGTTGTGATTCTGTTGATTACCCTGACTTTGGGCAGATGGCGGCACAGATGGTATCAAGCGGTAAGGCACAGCGAGGGATATTGATCTGTGGAACCGGCATAGGAATGTCTATAGTTGCAAACAAGTTTAACGGAATTAGGGCGGCTCTGTGTAATGATGTGCAAACAGCCATTTTGAGCCGTGAACATAACGATTCCAATGTGTTGGTTTTAGGAGCCAGGGTAACTGCACAAGAGCTTGCGTTGGAAATGTTGCGCGTCTGGCTTGACACTCCGTATGAGGGCGGACGGCATCAGAGAAGACTTCAAAAACTAAAAAACATAGAGGACAGCGTTAAAGATGGATAG
- a CDS encoding glucose-1-phosphate thymidylyltransferase, with amino-acid sequence MKALILSGGQGTRLRPLTHTIAKQLVPVAGKPILWYVLNHIAEAKIKDTGVIISPETGQHVKDYIMDGAQWGLKPRFIVQKKPEGLAHAVLTARNFLKNDDFVMYLGDNLLSEGVKSAIDRFKKKKSEALIFLKRVDDPKRFGVARLDADGKVVELIEKPENPPSNFALVGVYIFTNKIFDAIARIKPSRRGELEITDAIQELINMGHAVDSQVLDGWWLDTGKKDDLLEANTIVLDEYVKYDIAGEVDKLSRIIGRVTIEAGTVVINSHMRGPIKIGKNARIENSFIGPHTSIGDGAAIKDSAIEHSVILSDSVIEGIERLEDSLIGRNARVFKNMHRHKALRLMISDDTVVEV; translated from the coding sequence ATGAAAGCACTCATATTAAGCGGCGGACAGGGAACGAGGCTGCGCCCCCTCACTCACACAATTGCCAAACAGTTGGTGCCTGTTGCCGGAAAACCGATATTATGGTATGTGTTAAACCATATTGCTGAGGCAAAAATTAAAGATACTGGAGTTATTATCTCTCCTGAGACAGGCCAGCACGTCAAAGATTATATAATGGATGGCGCACAGTGGGGACTGAAACCCAGGTTCATCGTGCAGAAAAAACCGGAGGGACTTGCTCATGCCGTTTTAACGGCAAGAAATTTTCTCAAAAATGATGATTTTGTTATGTATCTTGGTGATAACCTCCTAAGCGAGGGCGTAAAGAGCGCCATAGATCGGTTTAAAAAGAAAAAATCTGAAGCACTAATATTTCTAAAACGCGTGGATGACCCTAAGCGTTTTGGCGTAGCCCGCCTTGACGCTGACGGAAAGGTTGTGGAATTAATAGAAAAACCTGAAAATCCTCCATCTAATTTTGCCCTTGTTGGTGTTTATATCTTTACAAATAAAATATTTGACGCTATAGCAAGAATAAAACCCTCAAGGCGCGGTGAGTTGGAAATCACGGATGCTATTCAGGAATTAATAAACATGGGACATGCTGTGGATAGCCAGGTGCTGGATGGGTGGTGGCTGGATACCGGTAAAAAGGACGATCTCCTTGAGGCTAACACCATAGTGCTGGATGAGTATGTAAAGTATGATATTGCAGGTGAAGTGGATAAATTAAGCCGCATTATAGGGCGGGTTACGATAGAGGCTGGCACTGTGGTCATAAACAGCCACATGCGAGGTCCAATTAAAATAGGTAAAAACGCAAGAATTGAAAATTCCTTTATCGGCCCACACACAAGCATAGGAGACGGCGCAGCTATTAAGGACTCAGCCATAGAGCACTCGGTGATACTCAGTGATTCCGTAATTGAGGGCATAGAGCGCCTTGAGGACAGTCTTATAGGGCGCAATGCAAGGGTTTTTAAAAACATGCATCGTCATAAGGCACTGAGGCTTATGATTAGTGACGATACAGTGGTGGAGGTTTAA
- a CDS encoding dTDP-4-dehydrorhamnose 3,5-epimerase family protein, whose translation MYKDGNIEGVTIKELRFFNDARGWLAEIYRTDELPEGLTPVMSYISMTKPGVARGPHEHVEQTDIFIFLTNFTLYLWDRREHSPTHKNRIVLRDSKNKIVVVPPGVVHAYKNADTVDGMVINLPDRLYAGKGKKEPVDEIRWEDSDDSPYKLD comes from the coding sequence ATGTACAAAGATGGCAATATCGAAGGGGTTACGATTAAAGAGTTACGGTTTTTTAATGATGCACGCGGATGGCTTGCCGAAATTTACAGAACAGATGAACTGCCGGAGGGTTTAACACCTGTGATGTCTTACATTTCAATGACTAAACCCGGTGTTGCCAGAGGTCCGCACGAACACGTTGAGCAGACCGATATTTTTATATTTCTGACTAATTTCACACTTTATCTGTGGGATAGAAGAGAACACTCTCCGACTCATAAAAACAGGATTGTACTAAGGGATTCAAAAAATAAAATAGTAGTCGTGCCACCGGGAGTTGTGCATGCTTACAAAAATGCTGACACCGTGGACGGTATGGTCATAAACCTCCCCGACAGGCTGTACGCCGGAAAGGGCAAGAAGGAACCGGTAGATGAAATCCGGTGGGAGGATAGTGATGACAGCCCGTATAAACTTGATTAA
- the rfbB gene encoding dTDP-glucose 4,6-dehydratase translates to MKILVTGGCGFIGSNFIRHMLTKYPDYEIVNLDALTYAGNIDNLRDLDTKRLRTVTGSIVNADIVSSITKEVDAVVNFAAESHVDRSIENAKPFLETNIIGLQTLLDSAMKASNIKRFVHLSTDEVYGSLETEDGKFTETTPLDPRSPYSASKAAGDLLLRAYNKTYGYTAIMVRPSNNYGPRQFPEKLIPLMITNLMEGAPVPVYGEGANVRDWLFVLDNCEAIDTILHKGKDGEVYNVGGDCERKNIDIVKAALRVMGKDESHIKYVKDRPGHDFRYALDNSKITRELGWKPTVKIEDGIVKTIEWYMENKWWWQPLKSRLTAESGGFWK, encoded by the coding sequence ATGAAAATTCTTGTAACCGGAGGCTGTGGCTTTATAGGATCTAATTTTATCAGACATATGCTTACAAAATATCCTGATTATGAAATAGTAAACCTTGATGCCCTGACTTATGCCGGAAATATAGACAATCTCAGGGATTTGGACACAAAACGGTTGCGCACCGTTACCGGTTCAATAGTCAATGCAGACATTGTCAGCTCGATAACAAAAGAGGTTGATGCTGTTGTTAACTTTGCTGCCGAAAGCCACGTAGATCGCTCAATAGAAAACGCAAAGCCGTTTCTTGAAACTAATATTATTGGGCTTCAAACGCTTCTTGACTCTGCCATGAAAGCCTCAAACATTAAACGCTTTGTACATCTGTCAACCGATGAGGTCTATGGCAGCCTTGAGACCGAAGACGGTAAGTTTACCGAGACCACCCCGCTTGACCCGCGTTCCCCATACTCGGCATCAAAGGCGGCTGGAGACTTACTCCTCAGAGCATATAACAAAACCTACGGCTATACTGCTATTATGGTAAGACCCTCAAACAACTACGGCCCTAGACAGTTTCCGGAAAAACTGATCCCGCTTATGATTACTAACTTAATGGAGGGCGCCCCTGTGCCGGTTTATGGAGAGGGAGCAAATGTCAGAGACTGGCTGTTTGTCCTGGATAACTGCGAGGCTATTGATACCATACTTCATAAAGGAAAAGATGGCGAGGTATATAATGTGGGGGGGGATTGTGAACGGAAAAACATAGATATAGTAAAAGCTGCCCTAAGGGTAATGGGTAAGGACGAATCTCACATTAAATATGTAAAGGACAGACCCGGGCATGACTTCAGATATGCTCTGGATAACTCAAAGATAACACGAGAGCTTGGCTGGAAACCAACAGTGAAAATTGAAGATGGCATAGTAAAAACCATTGAGTGGTACATGGAAAATAAATGGTGGTGGCAGCCGCTTAAGAGCCGTCTCACCGCAGAAAGCGGAGGATTTTGGAAATGA
- the rfbD gene encoding dTDP-4-dehydrorhamnose reductase, with the protein MNIMVVGAGGMLSSDLVPYLNETGHTCKGFTIDELDITNINAIRDSVDKLKPDVVVNCAAYTNVDKAETERDLAMIINALGVQNLCIVCNERDIPLCHISTDYVFGGPGCPTKKTPYNPFDETAPVDHYGFTKLAGEKYVTWLLNKFYIIRTSWLYGKFGNNFVKTMLRLSRQRSELTVVADQTGSPTWTVSLSEGIRCVVESGKFGIYHVTDETDGGISWHRFAVEILKLKGITTPVRAITTAEFPTAAKRPAYSVLDLSQTVLCTGFKPVRWETALENYLKIDTDA; encoded by the coding sequence ATGAACATAATGGTTGTTGGCGCAGGCGGAATGCTTTCAAGCGATCTTGTGCCATATTTAAATGAAACTGGCCACACCTGTAAAGGATTTACTATAGATGAACTCGATATTACTAATATTAACGCCATAAGGGACTCTGTTGATAAGCTCAAACCTGATGTTGTAGTTAATTGTGCCGCATATACAAATGTTGATAAGGCTGAAACTGAACGTGACCTTGCTATGATAATTAATGCTCTCGGCGTCCAAAACCTCTGTATCGTTTGTAACGAAAGGGATATTCCCCTGTGTCATATAAGCACGGATTACGTGTTTGGAGGGCCGGGCTGCCCAACAAAGAAAACTCCTTACAATCCTTTTGATGAAACAGCGCCGGTGGATCACTACGGTTTTACAAAACTTGCCGGTGAAAAGTACGTAACCTGGCTCTTAAATAAGTTTTACATTATCAGAACCAGCTGGCTTTACGGGAAATTTGGCAATAACTTTGTTAAGACAATGCTGAGGCTCTCGCGCCAAAGGAGTGAGCTTACCGTGGTGGCCGACCAGACAGGCTCTCCTACGTGGACTGTCAGCTTATCAGAGGGAATAAGATGTGTGGTAGAAAGCGGCAAATTCGGCATCTATCACGTAACGGATGAGACAGACGGAGGTATTAGTTGGCATCGTTTTGCCGTAGAGATACTAAAACTCAAAGGGATAACCACTCCTGTCAGAGCAATAACGACAGCAGAGTTTCCCACAGCAGCCAAAAGACCGGCATATTCAGTCCTTGACCTTAGCCAAACTGTGCTTTGTACAGGGTTTAAACCCGTCAGATGGGAAACGGCACTGGAGAATTATCTTAAAATTGATACGGACGCCTAA